The Portunus trituberculatus isolate SZX2019 chromosome 50, ASM1759143v1, whole genome shotgun sequence genome includes the window CGACCTGAAGCTGGTCGGCGTCATCTCCGCAGCACATTTCTCGGGTGTGGCGGTGGCGGGCGGTCTGCCGGCAGAGGCTTGGCGTACAGTAGGGAGAGACGTCATGCTTGCTTGCAGCGTCATCCATCGTCAGCGGGGGCCTGGCAGGCAGCCTGGCCCTCGCCTGCCTGCTGCCGCTCGGTGAGAACCTGGGGTGCCTTGAGGACGCCATTTCACTGCGCCATGAAGGGTGCTTGACAAACACAGTGaccgtctttcttcttttattggcAAGCCAACAGAGATACAGGTCCGGTGCGTCCTCACAGCTAGGCTACTACCCGGGAACTGAGTGACGCCAAGCTGTGGGGACAGAGGCTTTCCCGCGCTGCTCCCCAGATGCCAGAGGTCGACATCCTACACTAATGTATGGAAGAATTTGTGAAGGTGTTTCACCACGGACACTATGCCCGCGAAACCTAGTAGGTTCGAATCTCCAAAGTAGCCCATTGTAAGAGAAAATTAGTTTTAACAAATTATCCAGGGGGTATCACAACTTACCCCTTGCACGGGGTTAATTGTTACAGTTAACAACACCTCATTAATAGAACCTGTACACTATTTAATGcaacattgtttattttttcatctcgcAGGTGATCTCAATAAAGAGAGACATTTTATTAATTAGACAAGCAAACAAGCTTCATCTCAGTAAATTATTACGTGTGCTACagccaataaaataaatattgtAACAACTAGACCCAGTCTCTCCTACGTTAGGTTATCTTTCTTTAGATATAAACAGACTGAAGACAGACACAAAACATAGGTAGCTTATATAGATAAATTacatgaacaaaaaatagagtagtagtagttgtagtagtacgtagtagtactagtagtagtactagtagtagtagtagtagtagtagtagtagtagtagtagtagtagcactatcAGTATAGAGCAGCagcattactagtagtagtagtagtagtagtagtagtagtagtagtagcagtagtagaaataatagtagtagcactatcagtagtagtagtagtagcagtagtagtaatagtagtagtagtagtagtagtagtagtagtagtagtagtagtagtagtagtagtttttattattattattattatcattactagtattatttattattattattattattattattattattattattattattattattattattattactgctactactactactactactactactactactactactactactactgctgctgctgctgctgctactacttatggtaataataataatgataataataataataataataataataatagtaataataataatcataacaacaacaacaacaataataataatgataataataataataataatgataataataataataataatgataataattataataataacaacaacaataataataataataataagaagaagaagaagaagaaaaagaatgataataatgataataataatagtaatgataataataataacattgataaaaataataataatattataataataataacaataatgtatAGACACTcggacaagttggaggaggaggaggtggaaagaaacacaggtttAAGGAGATGAGTTTATTCTCGACTAGTTTCGCTTGTGGCTTCTTCAGGGGAACTGCTCCCCTGAAGAAGCCACAAGCGAAACTAGTCGAGAATAAACTCATCTCCTTaaacctgtgtttctttccacctcctcctccaataacaataataataatggtagtaataataatagtgataataacaaatCGCCATATTCTAAGGAAAAGTACAAATCACAACTTGTCTTCAGGTTACCCGCAGTTCGGGATGTACCTTAACAACACGAAGCGACCCATCGTGTATTCCTGCTCCTGGCCAGCCTACCAGAACGACGTGAGTATAACattacagtgacacacacacacacacacacacacacacacacacctgaggttgTGTGTATTTCTGCTCAACGCTTATCTTCCCCTGCACCACGTATACTGTACAGCCCCGCCACATGTATTACCTTTCAGCCTAACTACACGGCGATCATCAACTCCTGCAACCTGTGGAGGAACTTTAATGACATTGCCGACTCATGGACCTCCGTGACGACCATCATTGACCACTACGGGGACAACCAAGACGTCCTCGCCCCCCTCGCCGGCCCGGGGCACTGGAATGATCCCGACATGGTAAgcagatgatgatagtgatggtgatgttgatgacCGTAATAATCAGAGGTGGGCGccattcgaaaaaaaaaaattgaagctcTATTATCGATTACCGATTCGCCAGCTCGTCCTGTCTAATACAATTACCCAATGTGGGTGCCAAAAATCTAATTCTGATTAGGGATTATCCGATTATCCAATTcgactttttttcttaaagcAATTCAATATTTCTAGAATCGATTCAATGTTTTTAAAGCAATTTTCAATGTTCCTAAACGAAATTTAATGCTTTTTTGCCTTAATAAAACCATTTCTAactaatacaaagaaaaaccaagctttcaaaataaaaaaataaacatttcattttaatcaaaatataataaataaagatttaAACTCCACAGTACATATTACACAAACCACACACTACTGCTAATGTATtttcccagaaaaaaaaagatagggtcAACTTTGTTTCATATATACTTCATTATATTCAAAGTTTTCTATTCATGATATTTTACACATTACATTATATAAAATACGAAAGTgtgaataaaacagaataaagtgaaaatatgttcacttgagaaaaattaagattaaTTTGTTAATAAAGAAACTTCTattgcgaaaaaaaaaggatgacgtCATGCTGGATCAATCGCAAATCGCTTCAGATTCTCGGCAGTTCGATAACGACTATCCGATTCGTGTGCCGGGGGTTAGACCGATTCAATTATCCGATTAAAAAATGTGAGTTCGATTAATCGGATAATCGGATTTCCGAAACGGACCCACCCACCTCTGGTAATAAGTTATTGCAGTAGTACTagatgctgttgttgtcgtggttgttgttgctactactgttgtggtggtggtgatggtggtagtggtggtggtggtagtggtggtgttggtgatggtgatagtggtagtagtagtagtagtagtagtagtagtagtagtagtagtagttgctgctgttgttgttgttgttgtagtacttgttgttgttgttgttgttggtggtggtggtggtgttgctgctactgctgctgctgctgttgttgtggtggtggtggtagtagtagtagtagtagtagtagtagtagtagtagtagtagtagtagtagtaatactagttgttgttattgctcttgcggttttgttgttgttgttgttgttgttgttgtagtacttgttgttgttgttgttggtggtggtggtggtggtggtattgctgctactgctgctgctgctgctgttgttgtggtggtggtggtagtagtagtaatagtagtagtagtagtagtagtagtagtagtagtagtagtagtagtagtagtagtagtagtaatagtagtagtagtagtagtagtagtaataatactagttgttgttattgctcttgcggttttgttgttgttgttgttgtcgttgttgttgttgttgttgttattgttgttgttgttgttgttgtgtagtagtactagaagtagtagtagtagtagtagtagtagtagtagtagtactagtagtagtagttatagtagtagtaacagtagtgaaaataataataatgatgattatgataaaactattagtaataataataataatattattattattattattattattattagtattattagtattattattatatcattattattattattgttgttatcattatatcattattattattattattattattattattattattattattattattatcatcattattattattaatttcttatttcattattattattattattattattatcattattatcattattattattattattaattattgttattagttattgttattgttattattattataataataataatattattattattattattattatattataattataatataattatattattatattataattataatataataattattataattattatttttattattattattattattattattattattattattatcattcttcttcttcttattattattattattattattattattattattattattattatgaatatcattagtattattgtaacaataataataataatacgtttGCTTTCTCCTAAAGCCAtacagataaaagaagaaacatatttataaagaattacactctctctctctctctctctctctctctctctctctctctctctctctctctctctccagctaatCATAGGAAACTTCGGGCTGAGTTATGACCAGGCCAAGACTCAAATGGCAATATGGTCGATCCTGGCAGCCCCGCTCATTATGTCCGTGGATCTGAGAGACATACGGCCAGAGTTCAAGTATATCCTCCAGAATCAACGTGTTATTGCCATAGATCAGGACCCACTCGGCATCCAAGGCAGAAGGTTTAAGAAGGTGAAAGGCCGTACTGCTCTTTGTACTCCTTGTACTTATGACATCCTGTTCTTTATACATGAGATTGTTCTGGTGCCTgtctgttcttttgttttgtgttcgtCCAACTTGTCCGTCTCGGCTCttgttaaattctctctctctctctctctctctctctctctctctctctctctctctctctctctctctctgtgtgtgtgtgtgttcaatatcTTCactctcagattttttttttttttttttttctgtttgtgttttcagGCACAGCCCGTTtcattttcaaatatttttgggGAAATCAAGGTTTGTTGTGTGATGATGTCCTGGCATATTAaagtatcattactattatttttaaaggGATAAAAACCATCATGTTCTTTTCATGTTAAACTGTGCCTTAGAAATTGAGAATTATAGAGAGTAAAACGAAATTTCTTGAAAGCAATGGCTCATTCAGCGTTCATGACCTTCAAATTAATCTACTTTTTCGCTCTTGCGATTTAGATTGATGTACAACCCAGGGACGATCTTTTTTGAGTCATAATAAAGGGTCTTCTTTGAGACTTTTTTGTTGGAGGTTGCTGTTTCGGTGATATTGATTATAgtttgtgtgtgcatatattaACAAAATCCATTATAATCTAGTTGACGAATGAAAGAAATTTACTATCTATTTAACACTCATTATTGATGAAACATGATAGGGTCTCATAGGCACTAATATTTCATAACAATTCAGAGTGGCAGCATTGAGTTTTGGCTTCGTCCCGTCACGCCTGTGGACAACGATAACCACTCCTACGCCGTGGGCATCCTCAACCGTGGCGATAGCACGCCAACCAAGGTGATTTATGctacactaaaagaaaaagaaggataatcTTTGAGCATAAATAatgaaacattaagaaaaaaaagaaaggtgtttAACAAATACCAACGTTCATATACGCAtatgttaatatatatatatatatatatatatatatatatatatatatatatatatatatatatatatatatatatatatatatatatatatatatatatatatatatatatatatatatatatatatatatatatatatatatatatatatatatatatatatatatatatatatatatatatatatatatatatatatatatatatatatatatatatatatatatatatatatatatatatatatatatatgtatatatatatatatatatatatatatatatatatatatatatatatatatatgtatatatgtatatatatatgtgtataatgtgtatgtatatgtatatgtgtatatgtgtatatatatatatatatatatatatatatatatatatatatatatatatatatatatacatatatatatatatatatatatatatatatatatatatatatatatatatatatatatatatatatatatatatatatatatataatatatatatatatatatatatatatatatatatatatatatatatatatatatatatatatatatatatatatatatatatatatatatatatatatatatatatatatatatatatatatatatatatatatatatatatatatatatatatatatatatatatatatatatatatatatatatatatatataatatatatatatatatatatatatatatatatatatatatatgtatatatatatatatatatatatatatatatatatatatatatatatatatatatatatatatatatatatatatatatatatatatatatatatatatatatatatatatatatatatatatatatatatatatatatatatatatatatatatatatatatatatatatatatatatatatatatatatatgtatatatatatatatatatatatatatatatatatatatatatatatatatatatatatatatatatatatatatatatatatatatatatatatatatatatatatgtatatatatatatatatatatatatatatatatatatatatatatatatatatatatatatatatatatatatatatatatatatatatatatatatatatatatatatatgtatatatatatatatatatatatatatatatatatatatatatatatatatatatatatatatatatatatatatatatatatatatgtatatgtatatatatatatatatatatatatatgtgtatatatatatatatacatatatatatatatatatgtatgtatgtgtgtgtgtgtgtatatttatatatatatatatatatatatatatatgtatgtatatatatatatatatatacacataataatatatatatatatatatatatatatgtatatatatatatatatgtatatatatatatatatatatatatatatatatacatatatatatatatatgtatatatatatatatatatatatatatatatatatatatatatatatatatatatatatatatatatatatatatattatatgtgtgtgtgtgtgtgtgtatgtgtgtgtgtgtgtgtgtatatatgtgtgtgtgtgtgtgtgtgtgtgtgtgtgtgtgtgtgtgtgtttgtgtgtgtgtgtgtgtgtgtgtgtgtgtgtgtgtgtgtgtgtgtgtgtgtgtacatatatatatatatatatatatatgtatgtatatatgtatgtgtgtgtgtgtatatatgtatatatatatatatatatatatatatatatatatatatatatatatatatatatatatatatatatatatatatatatatatatatatatatatatatatatatatatatatatatatatatatatatatatatatatatatacatatatatatatatatatatatatatatatatatatatatatatatatatatatatatatatatatacatatatatatatatatatatatatatatatacacatataatatatatatatatatatatatatatatatatatatatatatatatatacacatatatatatatatatatatgtatatatatatgtatatatatacatatgtatatatatatatatatatatatatatatatatatatatatatatatatatatatatatatatatatatatatatatatatatatatatatatatatatatatatatatatatatatatatatatatatatatatatatatatatatatatatatatatatatatatatatatatatatatatatatatatatatatatatat containing:
- the LOC123500089 gene encoding alpha-N-acetylgalactosaminidase-like; this encodes MKILVVVLMAVTWAELSGALDNGLALTPPMGWLTWERFRCNLDCVNDPYNCISQNLLMQMAELMAEEGYLNAGYNMISLDDCWLAHERDEQGRLQPDPDRFPSGIPALANFVHGKGLKFGIYEDLGTKTCAGYPGVLGHLQTDANTFAEWGVDYIKLDGCYSSQEEMDEGYPQFGMYLNNTKRPIVYSCSWPAYQNDPNYTAIINSCNLWRNFNDIADSWTSVTTIIDHYGDNQDVLAPLAGPGHWNDPDMLIIGNFGLSYDQAKTQMAIWSILAAPLIMSVDLRDIRPEFKYILQNQRVIAIDQDPLGIQGRRFKKSGSIEFWLRPVTPVDNDNHSYAVGILNRGDSTPTKVIYATLKEKEG